A genomic region of Streptomyces rimosus contains the following coding sequences:
- a CDS encoding helix-turn-helix domain-containing protein — protein sequence MAMCVLEAQNLARDVLARELRRLREASGRSLAQLAEETNYDRTYLNRLENGERLSKRQVMEALDRTYGTKGLLVGLWRLAHQDVFTDKFELFMQYEAKAVIMHKYVVAFPGLLQTEAYARAVLSSPPNVSADVLEQRLARRLARQELLCQDQPPDLRVIFDESALARPAADPNVWHEQLLHLVEATSAPRVTVQVLPFAAGGHDLMGGSLSLLWMADGRGVGYLEGCKAGGVVEDAEKFAEYRVSYDKVRDMALSPQASVAFIRELAARVAP from the coding sequence ATGGCCATGTGCGTGCTTGAGGCTCAGAACCTGGCCCGGGACGTGTTGGCCCGTGAGCTGCGCCGCCTCCGGGAAGCTTCCGGGCGGTCATTGGCTCAGCTGGCTGAGGAGACCAACTACGACCGCACCTACCTGAACCGCCTGGAGAACGGTGAGCGACTTTCCAAGCGGCAGGTCATGGAGGCACTGGACCGGACTTACGGCACGAAGGGGCTGCTCGTCGGGTTGTGGAGGCTGGCGCACCAGGACGTATTCACCGACAAGTTCGAGCTGTTCATGCAGTACGAGGCCAAGGCCGTGATCATGCACAAGTACGTGGTGGCCTTCCCCGGCCTTCTACAGACGGAGGCATACGCGCGGGCTGTGCTGTCCTCGCCACCGAACGTCAGTGCCGACGTGTTGGAACAGCGGCTCGCCCGGCGCCTGGCCAGGCAAGAGCTGCTGTGCCAGGACCAGCCTCCAGACCTTCGCGTCATCTTCGACGAGTCGGCCCTCGCACGGCCTGCCGCCGATCCGAACGTCTGGCACGAACAGCTGCTGCACCTGGTGGAAGCCACGTCGGCCCCTCGGGTAACTGTTCAGGTGCTCCCGTTTGCGGCGGGAGGCCACGACCTGATGGGAGGTTCGCTGTCGTTGCTGTGGATGGCGGACGGCCGTGGCGTCGGCTATCTGGAAGGGTGCAAGGCCGGGGGCGTTGTCGAGGATGCGGAGAAGTTCGCCGAGTACCGGGTTTCCTACGACAAGGTCCGCGACATGGCCCTCTCGCCGCAGGCATCGGTCGCGTTCATTCGGGAGTTGGCGGCGCGTGTGGCTCCCTGA
- the cobG gene encoding precorrin-3B synthase: MLAAMPPTPAIPPHRDESLVRDGGDACAGGGREARVRDVRNRDGAAVQERGDAVVRDRGDACPGALRLHQAADGYLARLRLPAGRLTPHQARVLADAADRLGDGHLSLTSRGNAELRGLGADSAASLAGLLRAAGLLPSDQHERVRNIVASPLAGLDGQGADGGAAVQDWARELDRLLCASPTAPALSGRFLFALDDGRGDVAALGADVTLIAEAGGTALLRIGDDPEALRLPGHDAPRTALAAAEAFLTVAREAGNGSWRVRELPPGYDAATVRVHLCTQLPEPCTTATPPAPTRPSPPRPGQVTAPDGTRALSLLAPLGRLTSAHLRELAAIAAQDGAGELRMTPWRGVVLPGLSPETAGPRLRELAAAGLVTDPASPWYGLGACTGRPGCAKSLADVRADAVATLRAGGATEPLPVHWSGCARRCGHPHGAWVDVVATGDAYEVSVRGTRDGAAAATTVPTTEPGRLADAVASARAATRTTPTTT; encoded by the coding sequence ATGCTCGCCGCCATGCCGCCCACCCCCGCGATACCCCCGCATCGGGACGAATCCCTCGTACGGGATGGCGGTGACGCCTGCGCAGGCGGCGGCCGCGAGGCCCGCGTACGGGACGTACGGAACCGCGATGGCGCCGCCGTACAGGAGCGCGGCGACGCCGTCGTACGGGACCGTGGCGACGCCTGCCCCGGGGCGCTGCGGCTGCATCAGGCCGCCGACGGATACCTGGCCCGACTCCGCCTTCCGGCAGGGCGCCTGACGCCCCACCAGGCGCGCGTCCTGGCCGACGCGGCGGACCGTCTCGGCGATGGCCACCTCTCCCTCACCTCCCGCGGCAACGCGGAGCTGCGCGGCCTCGGTGCCGACAGTGCCGCGTCCCTCGCCGGCCTCCTGCGCGCCGCCGGTCTCCTCCCCTCCGACCAGCACGAACGCGTCCGCAACATCGTCGCCTCACCGCTCGCCGGGCTGGACGGACAGGGCGCCGACGGCGGCGCCGCCGTCCAGGACTGGGCCCGCGAACTGGACCGCCTCCTGTGCGCGAGCCCGACGGCCCCCGCCCTCTCCGGACGCTTCCTCTTCGCGCTGGACGACGGCCGCGGGGACGTGGCCGCGCTCGGCGCCGATGTGACGTTGATCGCAGAAGCGGGCGGTACGGCGCTGCTGCGCATCGGCGACGACCCCGAGGCGCTGCGGCTGCCCGGCCATGACGCACCGCGCACGGCCCTGGCCGCCGCGGAAGCGTTCCTCACCGTCGCCCGGGAAGCGGGCAACGGCTCCTGGCGCGTACGCGAGCTCCCGCCGGGTTACGACGCCGCGACCGTCCGCGTACACCTGTGTACGCAACTCCCGGAGCCCTGCACGACCGCCACGCCCCCGGCCCCCACCCGGCCGTCCCCGCCCCGGCCGGGCCAGGTCACCGCCCCCGACGGCACCCGGGCCCTCTCCCTCCTCGCCCCCCTCGGCCGCCTCACCAGCGCCCATCTGCGGGAACTGGCCGCCATCGCCGCCCAGGACGGGGCCGGCGAACTCCGTATGACACCCTGGCGCGGCGTGGTGCTGCCCGGCCTGTCCCCGGAGACGGCCGGTCCCAGGCTGCGCGAACTGGCGGCGGCCGGCCTGGTCACCGATCCCGCCTCCCCCTGGTACGGACTCGGCGCCTGCACCGGCCGCCCCGGCTGCGCCAAGTCGCTGGCCGACGTACGGGCGGACGCGGTGGCCACCCTGCGAGCGGGGGGCGCCACCGAGCCGCTGCCCGTCCACTGGTCGGGCTGCGCCCGCCGCTGCGGCCACCCGCACGGCGCGTGGGTCGATGTCGTGGCGACCGGCGACGCCTACGAGGTGTCTGTACGGGGCACCCGCGACGGGGCGGCCGCCGCGACCACCGTCCCCACGACCGAACCCGGCCGCCTCGCCGACGCCGTCGCGTCGGCCCGCGCGGCCACCCGCACGACCCCCACCACGACATGA
- a CDS encoding precorrin-2 C(20)-methyltransferase, translating to MTEQHTTPGPGRLYGVGLGPGDPNLMTLRAVEVIAAADVIAYHSARHGRSIARSIAERHIRPDHIEERLVYPVTTESTDHPDGYRGALNDFYTEAAARLAAHLDAGRTVAVLAEGDPLFYGSYQHMHQRLADRYETEVIPGVTSVSAAAARLGKPLCEADEVLTILPGTLPTEELTARLAATDAAVVMKLGRTFPSVHQALTDSGRLPEADYVERATMPGERTAPLSEVDPPSVPYFSVAVVPSRIATPPPPPAAGSVVVVGTGPAGPLWLTPESRGALASATDLVGYTTYLDRVPVRPGQARHASDNKVESERAELALDLARRGRRVAVVSGGDPGIFAMATAVLEVAAQEPYRSVPVRVLPGVTAANAAAARAGAPLGHDYAVISLSDRLKPWEVIADRLRAAATADLAMALYNPGSRTRTWQVAKARELLLEHRSPDTPVVMARDVGGPTESIRVVPLAALAPEEVDMRTILLIGSSQTESVRRSPEDDRETVWTPRRYPEG from the coding sequence GTGACCGAGCAGCACACCACCCCCGGCCCGGGACGCCTGTACGGAGTCGGCCTCGGCCCCGGCGACCCGAACCTGATGACCCTGCGCGCCGTCGAGGTCATCGCCGCCGCCGACGTGATCGCGTACCACAGCGCCCGGCACGGCCGCTCGATCGCGCGCTCCATCGCCGAGCGCCACATCCGCCCCGACCACATCGAAGAACGCCTGGTCTACCCGGTCACCACGGAGTCGACCGACCACCCCGACGGTTACCGCGGCGCCCTCAACGACTTCTACACCGAGGCCGCCGCTCGCCTGGCCGCGCACCTCGACGCGGGCCGCACGGTCGCCGTACTCGCCGAGGGCGACCCGCTCTTCTACGGCTCGTACCAGCACATGCACCAGCGCCTGGCCGACCGCTACGAGACCGAGGTCATCCCCGGCGTCACGTCGGTCAGCGCGGCAGCCGCCCGCCTCGGCAAACCGCTCTGCGAAGCCGACGAAGTCCTCACCATCCTCCCCGGCACCCTCCCCACCGAGGAACTGACCGCCCGCCTCGCCGCCACGGACGCCGCGGTCGTCATGAAGCTCGGCCGCACCTTCCCGTCCGTACACCAGGCGCTCACCGACTCCGGCCGCCTCCCGGAGGCGGACTACGTCGAACGCGCGACGATGCCGGGGGAGCGGACGGCACCCTTGTCGGAAGTGGACCCGCCCTCCGTCCCCTACTTCTCCGTGGCCGTGGTCCCCAGCCGCATCGCCACCCCGCCGCCCCCTCCGGCCGCCGGCTCGGTCGTGGTCGTCGGCACCGGCCCGGCCGGCCCCCTGTGGCTCACCCCCGAGTCCCGCGGCGCCCTCGCCTCCGCCACCGACCTCGTCGGCTACACCACCTACCTCGACCGCGTCCCCGTACGCCCCGGCCAGGCGCGCCACGCCTCCGACAACAAGGTCGAGTCCGAACGCGCCGAACTCGCCCTCGACCTGGCCCGCCGGGGCCGCCGGGTCGCGGTCGTCTCCGGCGGCGACCCCGGCATCTTCGCCATGGCGACGGCCGTCCTCGAAGTGGCCGCCCAGGAGCCCTACCGCTCCGTCCCCGTACGCGTCCTCCCGGGCGTCACCGCCGCGAACGCCGCAGCGGCCCGCGCGGGCGCGCCCCTCGGCCACGACTACGCGGTGATCTCCCTCTCCGACCGCCTCAAGCCGTGGGAGGTCATCGCCGACCGCCTGCGCGCGGCCGCCACCGCCGACCTGGCGATGGCCCTGTACAACCCCGGCTCCCGCACCCGCACCTGGCAGGTCGCCAAGGCCCGCGAACTCCTCCTGGAACACCGCTCCCCCGACACCCCGGTGGTCATGGCCCGCGACGTGGGCGGCCCCACCGAATCCATCCGCGTGGTCCCCCTCGCCGCCCTCGCCCCCGAGGAGGTCGACATGCGCACGATCCTCCTGATCGGCTCGTCGCAGACGGAGTCGGTACGGCGGTCCCCGGAGGACGACCGGGAGACGGTGTGGACGCCGAGGCGGTATCCGGAGGGGTAA
- a CDS encoding cobalt-precorrin-6A reductase, with translation MSAPAGSVRRPHVLILGGTTEARALAADLADRLPGLRVTTSLAGRVAAPRLPAGEVRIGGFGGPDGLAHWLREHAVDALIDATHPFAGTISFNAAQAAATAHVPLLALRRPGWVPEPGDTWHPVASLTEAAAALPDLGHRIFLTTGRMGLATFAHLTDQWFLVRSVDAPEPPFPPRMEVLLDRGPFTLEGERALLQEHRIDVLVTKDSGAAATAPKLRAARKAGVPVVVVQRPAVPPGVPVVGTVEEAVGWVRGRHEP, from the coding sequence ATGAGCGCCCCCGCCGGCTCCGTACGCCGCCCGCACGTCCTGATCCTCGGCGGTACGACCGAGGCCCGCGCCCTGGCCGCCGACCTGGCGGACCGGCTCCCCGGCCTGCGCGTCACCACATCCCTGGCGGGCCGGGTGGCCGCGCCCCGGCTGCCGGCCGGAGAGGTCCGCATCGGCGGATTCGGAGGCCCGGACGGCCTCGCACACTGGCTGCGCGAGCACGCGGTGGACGCGCTCATCGACGCCACCCATCCCTTCGCCGGCACGATCAGTTTCAACGCGGCGCAGGCCGCCGCCACCGCCCATGTTCCCCTGCTCGCCCTCCGCAGGCCCGGCTGGGTCCCGGAGCCGGGCGACACCTGGCACCCGGTGGCCTCCCTGACCGAGGCCGCGGCGGCCCTCCCCGACCTCGGCCACCGCATCTTCCTCACCACCGGCCGCATGGGCCTCGCCACCTTCGCCCACCTCACCGACCAGTGGTTCCTGGTCCGCTCCGTGGACGCCCCGGAGCCCCCGTTCCCACCTCGGATGGAGGTCCTCCTGGACCGGGGCCCCTTCACCCTCGAAGGCGAACGCGCGCTCCTTCAGGAGCACCGCATCGACGTCCTGGTGACGAAGGACAGCGGCGCCGCGGCCACGGCCCCGAAGCTGCGGGCGGCGCGGAAGGCGGGGGTGCCGGTGGTGGTCGTACAGCGGCCGGCTGTCCCGCCCGGTGTACCGGTCGTGGGGACGGTGGAGGAAGCGGTGGGGTGGGTACGGGGCCGCCATGAGCCGTAA
- a CDS encoding cobalt-precorrin-5B (C(1))-methyltransferase, with protein MGEARTGTGAESNGTGGRAAEPTTGTGTGTGSATGGRTAQLAHTGLRHGWTTGACATAATTAAYTALLTGDFPDPVTITLPKGQTPAFALAAEEMAGDRAVAMAAVVKDAGDDPDVTHGALIRATVRRLPAGSGVVFKAGPGVGTVTRPGLPLDVGEPAVNPVPRQMMRDHVAEVAARYGGSGDVEIELSVDHGEEIARSTWNPRLGILGGLSILGTTGIVVPYSCSAWIDSIRRGVDVARAAGRTHVAGCTGSTSEKVVVAEHGLPEDALLDMGDFAGAVLKYVRRHPVPRLTVCGGFAKLSKLAAGHLDLHSARSQVDKGFLAELARQGGADEALAGEVATANTGLAALQLCAARGVPLGDLVAATARDEALAVLRGAPVAVDVICIDRAGNVVGRAAPRGPRDAS; from the coding sequence ATGGGTGAGGCGCGTACGGGTACGGGTGCGGAGTCGAACGGTACGGGAGGCCGCGCCGCTGAGCCCACGACCGGTACCGGCACCGGTACCGGCAGCGCCACCGGCGGCCGTACCGCGCAGCTCGCGCACACCGGGCTGCGGCACGGCTGGACGACCGGCGCCTGTGCCACCGCGGCGACCACGGCGGCGTACACAGCCCTGTTGACCGGCGATTTCCCGGATCCGGTGACGATCACCCTGCCCAAGGGGCAGACGCCCGCGTTCGCGCTGGCCGCGGAGGAGATGGCCGGGGACCGCGCCGTGGCCATGGCAGCCGTCGTGAAGGACGCGGGGGACGATCCGGATGTGACGCACGGGGCTCTGATTCGGGCCACCGTGCGCCGCCTTCCGGCGGGGAGCGGGGTGGTGTTCAAGGCCGGGCCCGGCGTCGGCACGGTGACCCGTCCCGGGCTGCCGCTCGATGTCGGCGAGCCGGCCGTGAACCCCGTCCCCCGGCAGATGATGCGTGATCATGTCGCCGAGGTCGCGGCGCGGTACGGGGGCAGCGGGGACGTCGAGATCGAGCTGTCGGTCGATCACGGTGAGGAGATCGCGCGCAGTACGTGGAATCCGCGGCTGGGGATTCTGGGCGGGCTGTCGATCCTGGGGACGACGGGGATCGTCGTCCCGTACTCGTGCTCGGCGTGGATCGACTCGATCCGGCGCGGCGTGGACGTGGCGCGCGCGGCGGGCCGTACGCACGTGGCCGGGTGCACCGGCTCGACCTCGGAGAAGGTCGTGGTGGCCGAGCACGGCCTGCCCGAGGACGCGCTGCTGGACATGGGGGACTTCGCGGGCGCGGTGCTGAAGTACGTACGGCGGCACCCGGTGCCCCGGCTGACGGTCTGCGGCGGCTTCGCGAAGCTGTCGAAGCTGGCGGCGGGCCACCTCGATTTGCATTCGGCGCGTTCGCAGGTGGACAAGGGATTCCTCGCGGAGCTGGCCCGGCAGGGCGGCGCTGACGAGGCGCTGGCGGGCGAGGTGGCGACGGCCAACACGGGGCTGGCCGCCCTCCAGCTGTGCGCGGCGCGCGGCGTGCCGCTCGGCGACCTGGTGGCCGCGACCGCCCGCGACGAGGCCCTGGCGGTCCTGCGCGGGGCCCCGGTCGCGGTGGACGTGATCTGCATCGACCGGGCGGGGAACGTGGTGGGACGGGCCGCTCCGCGCGGGCCCCGGGACGCCTCCTAG
- the cobN gene encoding cobaltochelatase subunit CobN, translated as MILLLSTSDTDLLSARAAAGPVPYRLANPARLDLAELPGLLEGADLVVVRLLGGLRAWQEGLDQLLAADQPRPVVVLTGEQAPDAQLMEASTVPIGIAAEAHAYLAHGGPANLEQLGRFLSDTVLLTGHGFEPPAAAPSWGHLERSKHLAAEARTGGEVVARTDDTGAATGPLVAVLYYRAHHMSGNTAFVESLCERIEEAGGRPMPLFVASLRAPEPELIEELRAADAIVTTVLAAGGTKPAEASAGGDDEAWDAGALAALDVPILQALCLTGPRSAWEENDEGLSPLDAASQIAVPEFDGRLITVPFSFKETDEDGLPVYVADPERAARVAGIAVRHARLRHIAPADKRLALVLSAYPTKHSRIGNAVGLDTPASAVALLRRLREEGYDYGDEPVPGLESGDGDELIYALIEAGGHDQEWLTEEQLARNPVRIPAADYKRWYGTLPRELREQVEEHWGPPPGEMFVDRSRNPDGDIVLAALRRGNLLILIQPPRGFGENPIAIYHDPDLPPSHHYLAAYRWIAASQEDGGFGADAMVHLGKHGNLEWLPGKNAGLSAACGPDAALGDLPLIYPFLVNDPGEGTQAKRRVHATLVDHLVPPMARAESYGDIARLEQLLDEYAAISAMDPAKLPAIRAQIWTLIQAAKLHHDLGLEERPDDEGFDDFLLHVDGWLCEVKDAQIRDGLHVLGGAPEGEARVNLVLAILRARQIWGGTSSLPGLREALGLDESAATRTTADAVEEQARGLVQAMDDAGWDLAAVERVTAELPEAQREPVAAILAFAAREVVPRLAATTDEIDHAVHALAGGFVPAGPSGSPLRGLVNVLPTGRNFYSVDPKAVPSKLAWETGQALADSLLERYRTDHGDWPTSVGLSLWGTSAMRTSGDDVAEAMALLGIRPVWDDASRRVTGLEPIPADELGRPRVDVTLRISGFFRDAFPHVIGLLDDAVRLAASLDEPADVNFVRAHAQADLAAHGDERRATTRIFGSRPGTYGAGLLQLIDSRDWRTDADLAEVYTVWGGYAYGRGLEGCPAREEMETAYKRIAVAAKNTDTREHDIADSDDYFQYHGGMVATVRALKGTAPEAYIGDSTRPETVRTRTLVEETSRVFRARVVNPRWIEAMRRHGYKGAFELAATVDYLFGYDATTGVVADWMYDKLAQTYVLDPENRAFLQEANPWALHGIAERLLEAESRGMWAEPDKETLAALREAFLETEGDLEEQG; from the coding sequence ATGATCCTGCTGCTGTCGACGTCCGACACCGACCTGCTCAGCGCCCGTGCGGCCGCCGGTCCCGTGCCGTACCGGCTCGCCAACCCCGCCCGCCTCGACCTGGCGGAGCTGCCCGGCCTCCTGGAGGGCGCCGACCTGGTCGTCGTCCGGCTCCTGGGCGGCCTGCGGGCCTGGCAGGAGGGCCTGGACCAGCTCCTCGCCGCCGACCAGCCCCGCCCCGTCGTGGTGCTCACCGGCGAACAGGCGCCCGACGCGCAGCTCATGGAGGCGTCCACCGTCCCCATCGGCATCGCGGCCGAGGCCCACGCCTACCTGGCGCACGGCGGCCCCGCCAACCTGGAGCAGCTCGGCCGCTTCCTGTCCGACACCGTGCTGCTGACCGGCCACGGCTTCGAGCCGCCGGCCGCCGCGCCCTCCTGGGGCCACCTGGAGCGCTCGAAGCACCTGGCGGCCGAGGCGCGTACCGGTGGCGAGGTCGTGGCGCGTACGGACGACACGGGCGCCGCGACCGGCCCGCTGGTCGCCGTGCTCTACTACCGCGCCCACCACATGAGCGGCAACACCGCCTTCGTGGAGTCGCTGTGCGAGCGGATCGAGGAGGCCGGCGGCCGTCCGATGCCGCTGTTCGTGGCCTCGCTGCGGGCGCCCGAGCCGGAGCTGATCGAGGAGCTGCGGGCCGCCGACGCGATCGTGACGACCGTGCTGGCCGCGGGCGGCACCAAGCCCGCCGAGGCGTCGGCCGGCGGCGACGACGAGGCGTGGGACGCGGGCGCGCTGGCCGCGCTGGACGTGCCGATCCTCCAGGCCCTGTGCCTGACCGGGCCGCGCAGCGCCTGGGAGGAGAACGACGAGGGCCTGTCGCCGCTGGACGCCGCCAGCCAGATCGCGGTGCCCGAGTTCGACGGTCGGCTGATCACCGTCCCGTTCTCCTTCAAGGAGACCGACGAGGACGGCCTGCCGGTGTACGTCGCCGACCCCGAGCGCGCCGCCCGGGTCGCCGGCATCGCCGTCCGCCACGCCCGGCTGCGCCACATCGCGCCCGCCGACAAGCGCCTGGCGCTGGTGCTGTCCGCGTACCCGACCAAGCACTCCCGCATCGGCAACGCGGTCGGCCTGGACACCCCGGCGAGCGCCGTGGCGCTGCTGCGCCGCCTTCGTGAAGAGGGCTACGACTACGGGGACGAGCCCGTGCCCGGCCTGGAGTCCGGCGACGGCGACGAGCTGATCTACGCGCTGATCGAGGCGGGCGGCCACGACCAGGAGTGGCTCACCGAGGAGCAGCTCGCCCGCAACCCGGTCCGTATCCCGGCCGCCGACTACAAGCGCTGGTACGGCACGCTGCCGCGGGAGCTGCGCGAGCAGGTCGAGGAGCACTGGGGCCCGCCGCCCGGCGAGATGTTCGTGGACCGCAGCCGGAACCCGGACGGCGACATCGTGCTGGCCGCCCTGCGCCGCGGCAATCTGCTCATCCTCATCCAGCCGCCGCGCGGTTTCGGCGAGAACCCGATCGCGATCTACCACGACCCGGATCTGCCGCCGTCGCACCATTACCTGGCCGCCTACCGCTGGATCGCCGCCTCCCAGGAGGACGGCGGTTTCGGCGCCGACGCCATGGTCCACCTGGGCAAGCACGGCAACCTGGAGTGGCTGCCCGGCAAGAACGCCGGCCTGTCCGCCGCCTGCGGCCCGGACGCGGCCCTCGGCGACCTGCCCCTGATCTACCCGTTCCTGGTCAACGACCCGGGCGAGGGCACCCAGGCCAAGCGCCGGGTGCACGCCACGCTCGTCGACCACCTCGTACCGCCGATGGCCCGCGCCGAGTCGTACGGCGACATCGCGCGCCTGGAGCAGCTGCTCGACGAGTACGCGGCGATCTCCGCCATGGACCCGGCGAAGCTGCCCGCGATCCGTGCCCAGATCTGGACGCTGATCCAGGCCGCCAAGCTGCACCACGACCTCGGTCTGGAGGAGCGCCCGGACGACGAGGGCTTCGACGACTTCCTGCTGCACGTCGACGGCTGGCTGTGCGAGGTCAAGGACGCGCAGATCCGCGACGGGCTGCATGTGCTCGGCGGCGCGCCGGAGGGCGAGGCGCGCGTCAACCTCGTGCTCGCCATCCTGCGCGCCCGGCAGATCTGGGGCGGTACGTCCTCGCTGCCGGGCCTGCGCGAGGCGCTGGGCCTGGACGAGTCGGCCGCGACCCGTACGACCGCCGACGCGGTCGAGGAGCAGGCCCGCGGCCTGGTGCAGGCCATGGACGACGCGGGCTGGGACCTCGCGGCCGTCGAGCGGGTCACCGCGGAGCTGCCCGAGGCGCAGCGTGAGCCGGTGGCGGCGATCCTCGCCTTCGCCGCGCGCGAGGTCGTGCCGCGCCTGGCCGCCACCACCGACGAGATCGACCACGCGGTACACGCGCTGGCCGGCGGCTTCGTCCCGGCCGGCCCGTCAGGATCGCCGCTGCGCGGCCTGGTCAACGTGCTGCCGACCGGACGTAACTTCTACTCGGTCGATCCCAAGGCCGTACCGAGCAAGCTCGCCTGGGAGACCGGCCAGGCCCTCGCCGACAGCCTCCTGGAGCGCTACCGCACCGACCACGGCGACTGGCCGACCTCGGTGGGCCTGTCCCTGTGGGGCACCAGCGCCATGCGTACGTCCGGTGACGACGTGGCCGAGGCGATGGCGCTGCTCGGCATCCGGCCCGTGTGGGACGACGCCTCGCGCCGTGTGACCGGCCTGGAGCCGATCCCCGCCGACGAACTGGGCCGCCCGCGCGTCGATGTGACGCTGCGTATCTCCGGCTTCTTCCGCGACGCGTTCCCGCACGTCATCGGCCTGCTGGACGACGCCGTACGGCTCGCCGCCTCCCTGGACGAGCCCGCCGACGTCAACTTCGTCCGCGCCCACGCCCAGGCCGACCTGGCCGCGCACGGCGACGAGCGCCGGGCCACCACCCGCATCTTCGGCTCCCGCCCCGGCACGTACGGCGCGGGCCTGCTCCAGCTCATCGACTCGCGTGACTGGCGTACGGACGCCGACCTCGCCGAGGTCTACACGGTGTGGGGCGGCTACGCGTACGGGCGCGGCCTGGAGGGCTGCCCGGCGCGCGAGGAGATGGAGACCGCGTACAAGCGCATCGCGGTGGCGGCGAAGAACACCGACACCCGCGAGCACGACATCGCCGACTCGGACGACTACTTCCAGTACCACGGCGGCATGGTCGCGACCGTGCGCGCGCTCAAGGGCACCGCGCCCGAGGCGTACATCGGCGACTCGACGCGGCCCGAGACGGTCCGCACCCGCACGCTGGTCGAGGAGACCTCCCGCGTCTTCCGCGCCCGCGTGGTCAACCCGCGCTGGATCGAGGCGATGCGCCGCCACGGCTACAAGGGCGCCTTCGAGCTGGCCGCGACCGTCGACTACCTCTTCGGGTACGACGCCACGACCGGCGTCGTCGCCGACTGGATGTACGACAAGCTGGCGCAGACGTACGTCCTCGACCCGGAGAACCGCGCCTTCCTCCAGGAGGCCAACCCCTGGGCCCTGCACGGCATCGCGGAACGCCTCCTGGAGGCGGAGTCGCGCGGCATGTGGGCCGAGCCGGACAAGGAGACCCTGGCCGCGCTCCGGGAGGCGTTCCTGGAGACCGAGGGCGATCTGGAGGAGCAGGGCTGA
- a CDS encoding precorrin-8X methylmutase, which yields MSEFDYEKDGAEIYRRSFATIRAEADLAQLPEDVSRVAVRMIHACGMTDLVRDLAYSPQVVARASEALRGGAPILCDANMVASGVTRKRLPADNEVICTLADPSVPDLAKRMGTTRSAAALELWRDRLDGAVVAVGNAPTALFRLLEMIEEGAPRPAAVLGIPVGFIGAAESKDALVQHPSGLEHLVVRGRRGGSAMAAAAINAIASVEE from the coding sequence GTGAGCGAGTTCGACTACGAGAAGGACGGGGCGGAGATCTACCGCCGGTCCTTCGCCACCATCCGCGCCGAGGCGGACCTCGCGCAGCTGCCCGAGGACGTCAGCCGGGTCGCCGTCCGGATGATCCACGCCTGCGGCATGACCGACCTCGTACGCGACCTGGCGTACTCCCCGCAGGTCGTGGCCCGCGCGAGCGAGGCCCTGCGGGGCGGTGCCCCCATCCTCTGCGACGCGAACATGGTCGCCAGCGGCGTCACCCGCAAGCGGCTGCCCGCGGACAACGAGGTGATCTGCACCCTCGCCGACCCGTCCGTACCGGACCTGGCGAAGCGCATGGGCACCACCCGCAGCGCCGCCGCCCTCGAACTGTGGCGGGACCGCCTGGACGGCGCGGTGGTCGCCGTCGGCAACGCGCCCACCGCCCTGTTCCGCCTCCTGGAGATGATCGAGGAGGGCGCGCCCCGCCCGGCCGCCGTCCTCGGCATACCGGTCGGCTTCATCGGCGCCGCCGAGTCCAAGGACGCGCTGGTGCAGCACCCGTCCGGCCTGGAACACCTGGTGGTACGCGGGCGGCGCGGCGGCAGCGCGATGGCCGCGGCGGCGATCAACGCGATAGCGAGCGTGGAAGAGTGA